The following proteins are encoded in a genomic region of Coffea eugenioides isolate CCC68of chromosome 6, Ceug_1.0, whole genome shotgun sequence:
- the LOC113775079 gene encoding probable tocopherol O-methyltransferase, chloroplastic, whose protein sequence is MEGEKMDTEGKVETEKMNKAIAMAYDVQSKIVEDLVGDHFHVGFYDSSSVVPGSDVHSAQTRMIEAALRFASVSEDPSKKPRNILDVGCGIGGSTRYLASKYGSQCKGITLSPVEAERARVLTAAQGLESQVSFEVEDALNQPFEDGSFDLIWCIECADHISDKTKFVHELNRVAAPGATIILVTWCHRDLSPLEQDLHPDEKKLLTQVVSGSRAKWISAADYMNLFKSCSFQEIKYADWSPHVAPHYAEMRKITLSWKGIMSYVRHVGWRQMSIKFLMMPSVFDTFKNGLLKYCILTCQKPQ, encoded by the exons ATGGAGGGGGAGAAGATGGATACAGAGGGAAAGGTGGAGACAGAGAAGATGAACAAGGCAATTGCGATGGCATATGATGTCCAATCTAAAATAGTAGAGGATCTAGTTGGCGATCACTTTCATGTTGGCTTCTATGACTCTAGCTCCGTTGTCCCTGGTTCTGATGTCCATTCTGCTCAGACTCGCATGATCGAGGCGGCCCTCCGTTTTGCCTCTGTATCAG AGGATCCATCGAAGAAACCAAGAAACATACTTGATGTTGGATGCGGTATTGGTGGCAGCACCAGGTACCTAGCAAGTAAATATGGTTCTCAATGTAAAGGCATCACCCTTAGCCCTGTTGAGGCTGAAAGAGCTCGTGTTCTAACTGCTGCCCAAGGATTAGAAAGCCAG GTTTCCTTTGAAGTGGAAGATGCATTGAATCAGCCATTTGAAGATGGTTCATTCGATTTAATTTGGTGCATTGAATGTGCAGATCACATAAGCGACAAAACAAAG TTTGTTCATGAGTTGAATCGGGTGGCTGCCCCTGGTGCTACTATCATTTTAGTTACTTGGTGTCATAGGGATCTTTCGCCCCTTGAACAAGATTTGCATCCGGATGAGAAAAAGTTACTGACCCAAGTGGTGAGCGGAAGTCGTGCTAAGTGGATTTCTGCTGCTGATTATATGAATTTATTCAAGTCATGCTCTTTTCAG GAGATCAAGTATGCAGACTGGTCTCCACACGTTGCTCCACATTATGCAGAAATGAGGAAGATAACGTTGTCATGGAAGGGAATCATGTCGTATGTTAGACATGTTG GATGGAGGCAAATGAGCATCAAGTTTCTGATGATGCCGTCAGTGTTCGACACATTCAAAAATGGTCTGCTTAAGTATTGCATTCTTACGTGCCAGAAGCCTCAGTAG
- the LOC113773914 gene encoding universal stress protein A-like protein, which translates to MASEVAEKERKILVAVDEGEESSYALSWCLSNIVNENSKDTLVLVYARPPRAVYSTLDGSGEEDHLPGYLFSSDILASMEKYSHEVAECVLEKAHRICKDFNAIKVETKVGHGDPRDIICQLAEKLNVDLVVMGSHGYGLIKRAFLGSVSHHCAQNLKCPVLIVKKP; encoded by the exons ATGGCTTCTGAAGTGGCGGAGAAAGAACGCAAGATTCTGGTTGCAGTGGATGAAGGGGAGGAGAGCTCCTATGCTTTGTCATGGTGTCTCTCCAACATTGTCAATGAAAATTCCAAAGATACCCTTGTCCTCGTCTATGCCAGGCCACCTAGAGCTGTTTACTCTACCCTTGATGGATCAGGTGAGGAAGACCACCTCCCAg GGTATTTGTTCTCTTCTGATATATTAGCCTCAATGGAGAAGTATAGCCATGAAGTTGCAGAATGCGTTCTTGAGAAAGCCCACCGAATATGCAAGGATTTTAATGCC ATTAAGGTGGAGACTAAGGTGGGGCATGGAGATCCAAGGGACATCATTTGTCAACTGGCAGAGAAATTAAACGTGGACTTGGTAGTCATGGGAAGTCACGGCTATGGGCTCATCAAGAG GGCATTTCTTGGAAGTGTGAGCCATCACTGTGCACAGAACCTCAAGTGTCCAGTTCTGATAGTGAAAAAGCCC